The genomic DNA aaaaattccaCTATCCGTATCCATATTCATATCCGAAATTCCATATCCATAACATCCCTggtacttacttacctacattGGATGAGGTAAATATCTAAACTTAGTGAAGGACATGACAAAAATGGTataggtacctagtacctaccaaTATTGTAATTTTCCCCCTAACAAATATCATTTAATTGGTCGTGAACTCGTGATGCTTAATTAGAAGTCTGTTACTACGTATTTAAATAGGCACGACAAAAGAGATATTATTTTTCCAGTTTCATTTggcgtaggtacctacttcctACATTGGATGAGGCAAATATCGAAACTTAGTGAAGGAAAAAGGTAGGTTGTAATTTCCTCctaacaattaatataattatatttcatgtcCTCACGCAACACCCGCGTTacgcatccgcacaagctgatgGGTCATCATAAAAGAAGCAAATAGGTTGCCATGATATGATGCAAAAAATGTTTGTTCCCAGTACCCTTAGCGCattgggcgctctgattggttagtttattcacgtcggccaatcagagcgccgaacgcactttcatttcgttttcgtgtaacgtaaagcaaactcgtactatgggCATTGCTGACTTGAATCACCATACTTACCGAAGGGCGAATATATAATTTGGTCGTGGTGTTTAGTTAGAAGTCTGATACCACGTACTTAAATACAGTACGACGAAAGACATATCGATGAATTTTGGCCTCTTTAACAAATCCACACTCACACATTCTTATTCAGGTAATTAATACATTACATGGAACCTTACTTCATCTCATGAACAGACCATACACATCTAAACAGTACGCCCTTGTATAAGAAGATTGAGATATTTGCTCAATAATTAACATCAGTCCGACTCAACATCTCTATATTTGTTCTCAGTACACTTTTAATTAAAGCCTTAGTAAGAACTTGGACCCTCAAATGTGTTGTTTAAGCAATTTATTACGAACTAGTGAGATATCCGCATGTTAATTGTGCTTCTATGTTTGTATGAGAGGCAATTTaatgatttgtattttattagtagGGGCTCGTACCTAAATGGTCTTTGGTGTCGTAAGTTTTAAGGATTTGAGCCAGTACCTATTTAATCGGAAAGTGACCTAAGTACACATATTTTCAGGCCATCAGATTTGTGATTTTTAGATACAATTGCGTATTTTAGATTGATTTGGACAGGAACATAAATCAGCTTTCACGAGGGCTTAGTCTAAAACCGGAATAAACgatgttttataacttacataGCATTATTTCAAGTATAATTGATAATTCCAGGGAAATATTAGATTTAAgcctttttataaatttaataataaatagtaattactGGGATTATTTCGGTTAAAAGTCAGTATGAACTAGTAGCTCCATCTAGTAAATATGTAACAAACCATTACCAATATCGCTACCATACCAAAGCTTCGTTCTGATAGTTCCACATGTAGCCGCTAGATGTATCTTTTCTAAAATAACCAATATATTCTGAGATGAAAAACTTccacttgtatttatttattaggttgaTTTTAAAGGTTTTACAGCTGTATCAGAAGTGATTTTTTACCCTACCACACTACCCTTTACCTCCACCAACGACTAGGAGTCTCTTAAAAATACTAGGTATGTCCATCACAAAAATATCAATGGTctaaacatttttcattaacaCATCTTTTACCAAATGATGTAATGCAAACATCACTAATTGTATCAGTGGACACTAATATAATGGAAACAATCTTCGTGTACGGTAGCCAGCAGGTTGGACTCTCCTTTTGTTAACAATACAAAATGCGTCAACAGAAAAAGCGATCACGTTGTCTTcataataaagttttatggAAATTATATAGCTCAATGAGATTCATTGTAACTTAAATATGTAAATCAAAGCTCTGATAATgagaacaaaatacattttcaacgtCTATAAATGTGTCACTTTAATAAGATTCAACTACAtccttaaaaataactttataaacaatttaacaTGGAGTAGCACTTTTAGGACATTTGGTCCGCGTGCTGCCTTCTTCTTTGTGCGCCGAACATATTGCGATCAACGCATCGATTAGGAACAACGCAGCGGTCGCGAGCGAGCATATAGCGGCGGCTTGCGCGTAACTCTTGCGGTTGTGGTTCGGGATGTCCTTCCAGGAGTGCAATGTGAAGCCCCCACAGGCTGCGAACAGCACACTGCCGCTCGAAGACCACCACGCGTCCACGTAGGCGTCCGCCGCCGCCGACACCGCCTCACCTGCGGGAATAACCGGTCAAAAGATGATTAAAGAAACCAATGTGCAAGGCTGTTAGGTACGTTGTCtctatttaaaatgaattgaaAGTCATgcattaatttaaacttataagtACTGTAAATTAAGGAAATATGTGTACAAATAGCTTAACAATCTCGTTAAAAGCCAGTGATGGAAATGACAGAAACGTACTCGACAAATATAGATAACGTCCAACTAATTCGCTAATGTACCGCCTACGTCCAAACATGGCACCTACGTGATAAGCCGCATTTATACTGGGTGTATCTACAAGCAAATACTCCGAGATATTCACCTCGTTACACGCTCGCTTCTTCATCGTACTCCTCAGAGTCCAAGTATGCCAGACTTAGATCGAAAAGCATGAAAACTGCATTCAGAAGTGCCAGGGAAGCTGCCAGTATTGCCGCGTTGCTGTCTCCGGTCCTCGGGTACATGGAGGTTCTAACCCTGGCGGACAACACGAGGCCCCCGCTCACTGAGAACAAGGCGACCCCGAGCATGCCAAAGTACATGTCTTGGACGAGATCCAGCGGCGCGAACAACATCTCTCCTAGAACGTTCAAGTTGCTAAGACTGGGATACATTAGCTGAGGCACGAAGCGATGCGACAGATAAGTAAACAAACTAAACTTCTTTCTATCGCTTCGGCAAACtgtttgtgaataaaattaatgcagCTTTGAACTTCCGCCGAAGCTTTTGAAGTCTCTGACGGAACAGCATTCAAGTTTTTCGTCAACATTTTATGAGCGTTGCTAATGCAGGATACACAAATGAAATGTCAGCGTATCTTTATAAAGCAAACtacaaacattgtttaatgccatttatttattatgctcctCGTGTAGAACGAGGAATCTTAATGTTAGAAAAAGGGTAATTGAAACCAGTACAAATGCGGCATTATGCATTGAAATACTGCATACATTATGTCTAGTTGATAAACCTACGCCCACACAACATGTTCTTAAGATACAATATGAATCTGAAGACAATATCACTGATGATGATACAACAAACAACGAAATTCTCAAAAAGATTGCATGTAGTGCATCTATTCCTTCGAGGAAAATAATCAAGAAGTTATGTTGATACGTCGTATAATAGAAACGTATACAAAATATGCAAGGTATGTCTGTGTTTCGTGATTACATGAACAATGTATGGGATTATGCATCGAGTGGATTCTCACCGACGATCTCCCCGGAGAGCACGACCACGTAGCCGACGTATGTGCCAGAACACAGCATCAGTGTCGGTATGTCTGTTAGGTCGTAGCTGTAGTGGTGGAGAGTCAGGCATGCTACTGTTAACATCTGGAAAAGATATAAAAAGTAAActgataaaaaacaaactaagtaTGAAGCAACACAGATACATTTGACGCGCAGATAACTTGCATTATACACTTTTGAACAGTACAAATGCGAGCATCGGGAATCACAATCGTATTTGTACATCCGTAGCTCCAATTTTTCTTAATCTTCAACATGCACTGTTAGCACATCAAATAACCTTCTTAGAACTTGGAATCTTAGTAAGAATTACCTTAAAATTAGTGCCTATTCCTAGAAAGAAAAGCCAGTCTAAACATACCAAGCTGCTTATCTAACCTCAGACGAATATGAAATTGCAAGTAGTTGTATGGATTCCCTAGGTATTGCATTTATAAACTCCCTGAGGCAACTAGCCAAAGCTTTCCTTTGATGATACCTTGAATATGCTAATACCTACTAGCACTCTGTTGCTAATTATTATGCAACCCTTGCACGAAGTTTTCGTTTCGTATACCCATATTGTTCACTGCCATTTGAGTTACTCAAAGTATATCGTAACATCACACGTTTAAATCCCTAAAGAGGCAGTTAAAGAACCGTatactaaatgaaaataatgtttcaaacaatatttagtGTCCGATTCAATTAAACTAGTCCTCAAAGCAGAAGATTTGGTGGTTTTTGTTGCTTAAAATAAGACTGAGATGCATCTTAGATAATTTCCTTTTACTCAGTCGTGTTAAAAACCATTGGACTAGAAGACGTTCACCGTAGTTAGATGTAAAATCTACTGTAAAACCTAAAATGTATGTCACAGAAGATTTTTTACGAACCACAGGCGCTGTTCAAGAAAATATGAAAGCAGAATAATTTGACTTTTAAACGAAAGTATGCGTTTCCAAAACAACTTACCAATTCACAAAGCTTTATAAGACACGTCggtattaacattattatatactatacgaaaataactgtaaataacaaagaaaaatttcTTTAATACCAATAACACGATTGTTTAAATTACATGACACCTAAACTTGACAGTGGACTGTGACATTCCTAACATTTTCCACAACCTAGCCGTTTTCAAAATTGTTTGTAACTTAGTTTAAGTTCGTATGCATATTTTAGTTTCTCTCTGGTCGAGTTTAGTATGCACAACTGCATAAACATTAGATAAGTTTGTAAATCCCCTGTAGGTGATTTCGGagcagattttttatttttttatataggatCTCAGTTTGTGTAATTCATGCCTGATTCGAAATAATCACTAAACGAATATCatctcaataaaaaaacaactaatcTTTGTGATCAAATAAAGACACATTTAGCCATAGAATGTTTGGGCTCGCAATTGCAGCAATAAGACGAGAAACTTGAGGGTCGCCACGGTGCCCTGACCcaccgcctgacacaggtgtTTACCGGACATGGGTGTTTCGGGAGGTACCGGTTTCTGATAGGGCAGGAgaaaacgcccgggtgtcatcactgcgacgACCACcgggaggacacggtggagcatacggtggcggtgtgccctgcatatATCTTCTTCCAATCTTTCCTATACCAAGCTAGTTCTAAGCTCAGCtcacataaatattaatcaaactTACTTAGCATAGTAATATGGATACGCTCAAAAGACTACATGCTATCAAAACTTGGCACTAAGCCAGCAAAGCCACGTTAGTACCAACTAGTGCAATAAAGCATTACAGAAACGTATTTACTGTATATTAAACACTAATTTGAAGAGATACGCATCCCATTCCGTGACTGTCGAAAGTTCAAGGAATCTTCTGCAATAAGCACTGCTTTTATTTCGATTTCATTAACGGTAATAACATtgcaaacaaagaaacaatcgTCCCTTGGCACTTGTATTTGTGAAACAATAAAGTTTgcaacaaaaaaattacgtagGTGCCTAtacttataaaagaaatatacattTGCAAGCAAATTGTACgtaattttgatatttgttgTTCTTATGGTATCGAATGTACTAGCTATTGCCCGCTTTGTCCGCTTAGAATAATGACTTCCGATAGAATTGGATTTTAGattgttttctaaaataacatatttttttataaaataaaagttgcctatgttacttcttagtacatcagctacctaccaATTTTTATATAGCCTTCTATCTTTCTCTTTACTTACTTCCTTTATGAGACTTTAAACTACTTAGTTTTTGCTTCCTGGCTAGTCTTAGAGGTCGGGAAAGAGTttcttaattagtttttttcttcTCAGAATAAGTCCAGAGCctggaattttaattattatgtgataATCTACGGTTAGGTACCTGTAGGTACCGTAGATCTGCACATTCGCCTTCATTTACATATTACTTAATAAACTTCATTGATATTCAATCTCTTCTTTGTAATTCCATATTTTACGGCAAGAAATACATagggaagtcagctcaaagcggccaccttaactttgagttaaaaaaaaagccattaaacgtaagatttttaaagagaattttatactagctagtCGAGAATTTATCGAATTTTTGTAATGGCCAATTGAAATTTGCGtaagttgaataataatcatatgatTTGCAGATTACGAAAACTTGTCATAAAACCGCTTTGCCCGAGTGGTCGCCCAAAGCGGCCACGGGGGTAAGGGCAACGTGGCCACCCCAAAAGTTTTCAagcaataaattgtttttttgttggtaaataccgttattgacaaaataaaaatgcaaaatcaaaaatcaacacatataattcacataaaaaaaatcaacaacattttacctattttaatcacagtcagtcataaaagtaatttataaaaatcgatATACTTGGGATTTGTTGATGAAGCCTCGAGCTCTGGCTATGGATGTGGGTTCTGGTTGTCGCAAGGTCAAATTAGGATGACGCATGATGAAGCCTTTATAAAAATCGTGTCCAgccgtttcatttttaaaaggatgTGGAATATGGTTTGATTCAGCATATTGAAACACAAGCTGCAAAAAATCTTCCTTTGTGAGGCCAAAAAAGAGGTTGTCCATATGAAACAAGTACTCTAAGACGCCTTCTTCCTGATGtggtgtaaacaaaataaataagaattatatctatgcagcgataatatgaaagtaagggcaaagcggtcagttgaccgctttgcccgagccgctttgcctttttcaaccattttattaaaaaaaatattttcactcacattatttactatatttcgaagcaaataccacacaaataaggcaaaatagataagtaacgttaaacgtgcaataaaagcattttaatataaatagttttgaccaaaacaggttgaacttacctcgtattattttaacaaaacgcacaaaaatatatttgtcgTTACTAGAACCATGCGTTTGTTCTCATCGCTTTAAATGAGTGACTGGCGCGGGGCGAGAGGTTTGGTTATACGTACAGAACGGCAAAGTTGCGCTATCATTTCAAATAACCGAAAAATTAAGAGTGGCCGCTTTGCCTCCTatggccgctttgagctgacttcccctaCTTAAGTGATACAATCAATTACAGCTTTGTAGCTTCGTTTGGTTTAAGCGTCTTACCTCGCCCACTCATCACGCGTCCTCAGTGCGACGTCTGGACGGGACAACGGACCGTAAAAATTCACGTTTGTGAAGAACGTCAATGAATTTTCCTCTGGAAAAATTCATGGGCCCTTATTCCAGTGCGTGGGCTCCACGTAATGAGTTTGCCTAAGCCTTACCTACAGATTAGCGTTATGAATATAAAACTGGCTATTACTAAATTCGAAGTACAGCAGTATGTGGTATGATGATCTTATTCATAAGTCCATAACATTCGTAATACCCATTACGTCTATAAGTAGTTTGGTGACGGTTAAGTAGAATACCCCTAAACTATATTGTACTATTTGCTTTTTATCCATCTAAGGGTGCTTTtgcaccagaaatgtgctatgctacgttactgtggatgccaccaattatattaattgttacCATAActtggcactggtggaaacggactcagctatgctatgaattttgtatggaaagatgcatgctatggatggctactaTCGAttcatcgcatactcgagctgcgcatcttcttcgcacagctacattgcggcggcacatcttatAGCACTTCTTACTTGCACAGCTTAGTACtcgtattagtggaaacggtcacatagcttCACAGCTAGCaaagctattacatcttcgtagcatagttacatagcacccTAATAATGCTATACCTTTTTGAAAAAGATTAAACTTAAGAACCAAGTAACAGTAGATGaatgaaatgtaattaaagTAAACATGTTTCGAgtgaaaacatgaaaaaattgaagactgttgatgaagcgaaagaggtgtgtaagaatcgtagcaattggcgttccattgtctctacctccatgggagacaggcgtgaagttatgtatgtatgtatgtttcgaGTACAAACTGTCAAGTGCAATAAAAATGCGGAGATGATTATAGTATTGCACTAAAGTCCATCAAACAACAATTAATACGACTTGACTGGAATTTTTAATTGATAGACGTCGCCTTTTAGCTCGATTTCCATATAAACGcagaaagaaatataaataaacataagtgAGAATGTATAATTGAGGTTAATTTGCGTACAAATGAATTGTTCGCGCCCGTAATAGTATGTGGTCATTCTTGGTAATTGTTGTAAACTAATAGTAAGTACTGTAGTAAATGTAAATGACTACCTCATTTGTTGTGAGGTTCTATGAACCGCCGCATAATGGACGCAGGCTCTGTCCCCGGGTCAGGCATAGCATTTAGGGCATTTAGactttataaaaattgttagtGAAAACATGAAGTCTGAAATTGCGTCGTGATTCTTGTAAATGCTTACCATGGCATGCTTACTGAAGGCGAAATGTGCTCAGCTACTTATAATACAGTAACCATATTTGTTGTACAATGTTTCTGCGAAT from Spodoptera frugiperda isolate SF20-4 chromosome 26, AGI-APGP_CSIRO_Sfru_2.0, whole genome shotgun sequence includes the following:
- the LOC118264540 gene encoding uncharacterized protein LOC118264540 isoform X1 yields the protein MLIPTCLIKLCELMLTVACLTLHHYSYDLTDIPTLMLCSGTYVGYVVVLSGEIVGEAVSAAADAYVDAWWSSSGSVLFAACGGFTLHSWKDIPNHNRKSYAQAAAICSLATAALFLIDALIAICSAHKEEGSTRTKCPKSATPC
- the LOC118264540 gene encoding uncharacterized protein LOC118264540 isoform X2 is translated as MLIPTCLIKLCELMLTVACLTLHHYSYDLTDIPTLMLCSGTYVGYVVVLSGEIVGEMLFAPLDLVQDMYFGMLGVALFSVSGGLVLSARVRTSMYPRTGDSNAAILAASLALLNAVFMLFDLSLAYLDSEEYDEEASV